A single window of Pseudanabaenaceae cyanobacterium SKYG29 DNA harbors:
- the lepA gene encoding translation elongation factor 4, with protein MTDVAVSRIRNFCIIAHIDHGKSTLADRLLEFTGTVSQREMKEQFLDNMELERERGITIKLQAARMNYTADDGNLYVLNLIDTPGHVDFSYEVSRSLAACEGALLVVDASQGVEAQTLANVYLAIENDLEIIPVLNKIDLPSAEPDRVKQEIEELIGLDCSQAILASAKEGIGIKEILEAIVKQVPPPRDTVKEPLRALIFDSYYDAYRGVIVYFRVMDGEVKKGDKIKFMASGREYEITELGVMTPHQVQVESLHAGEVGYLAAAIKTVEHARVGDTITLAHNPAATPLEGYEEAKPMVFCGMFPVDADQFEELREALEKLKLNDAALHYEPETSSAMGFGFRCGFLGLLHMEIVQERLEREYNLNLIITAPTVVYKVVDNKGNVLMIDNPSELPPPHERQSIEEPYVQVEIMMPKDYIGTIMELCENRRGIYKEMKYLNADRVTLIYELPLAEIVTDFFDQMKSRSKGYASMEYHMIGYRPNDLVRLDILVNEEPVDSLATIVHRDKAYYVGKALVTKLKELIPRHQFQIPIQAAVGSKILSRENIPALRKNVLAKCYGGDITRKKKLLEKQKEGKKRMKAVGSVDVPQEAFMAILQLNSEG; from the coding sequence ATGACCGATGTTGCTGTTTCCCGTATCCGTAATTTCTGTATCATTGCCCACATTGATCATGGCAAATCAACTTTAGCCGATCGGTTATTGGAATTCACGGGGACAGTGTCGCAGCGGGAAATGAAGGAGCAATTCCTAGACAACATGGAACTGGAGCGGGAGCGGGGGATCACGATTAAACTCCAGGCTGCTCGCATGAACTACACAGCAGATGACGGCAATTTGTATGTCCTTAATCTCATTGATACGCCAGGGCACGTGGATTTTTCCTATGAGGTTTCCCGCTCTCTAGCTGCCTGTGAAGGGGCACTCTTGGTGGTGGATGCTTCCCAGGGGGTAGAAGCCCAAACTCTAGCTAATGTCTATCTAGCCATAGAAAACGACTTGGAGATTATCCCTGTCCTCAACAAAATTGACCTACCTAGTGCCGAACCCGATCGGGTGAAACAGGAAATTGAGGAGTTAATTGGTTTGGACTGTTCCCAGGCAATTCTGGCATCAGCAAAAGAAGGAATTGGTATTAAGGAGATATTAGAAGCGATCGTTAAACAAGTTCCCCCCCCCAGAGATACAGTTAAGGAGCCACTGCGAGCGTTAATTTTTGACAGTTACTATGATGCCTATCGGGGAGTGATTGTCTATTTCCGTGTCATGGATGGGGAGGTGAAAAAAGGTGACAAAATCAAATTCATGGCATCGGGACGGGAGTATGAAATTACGGAATTGGGGGTCATGACTCCCCATCAGGTGCAGGTGGAAAGTTTGCATGCAGGGGAAGTGGGTTACTTAGCAGCTGCCATTAAGACGGTCGAACATGCCCGCGTAGGGGATACGATTACTCTGGCGCACAATCCTGCTGCTACTCCTTTGGAGGGTTACGAGGAGGCTAAGCCAATGGTTTTTTGTGGCATGTTTCCTGTGGATGCTGACCAGTTTGAGGAGCTGCGGGAAGCGTTAGAGAAATTGAAACTAAATGATGCTGCTTTGCACTATGAGCCTGAGACTTCCAGTGCCATGGGGTTTGGCTTTCGGTGTGGTTTCCTCGGTCTTCTCCACATGGAAATTGTGCAGGAAAGACTGGAAAGAGAATATAACCTCAACTTGATTATCACAGCCCCAACAGTGGTCTATAAGGTGGTGGATAACAAAGGGAACGTACTGATGATTGACAACCCCAGCGAACTGCCGCCCCCCCATGAACGCCAATCGATCGAAGAACCCTATGTGCAAGTGGAAATCATGATGCCTAAAGACTACATTGGCACCATTATGGAGCTGTGTGAAAATCGACGGGGTATCTACAAAGAGATGAAATATTTGAATGCCGATCGGGTTACGCTCATCTATGAATTGCCCTTGGCAGAAATTGTCACTGACTTCTTTGACCAGATGAAATCCCGATCGAAGGGTTATGCCAGCATGGAGTATCACATGATCGGTTATCGACCGAATGACCTGGTACGCTTGGATATTTTGGTAAATGAAGAGCCAGTGGATTCTCTCGCCACGATCGTGCATCGGGACAAAGCCTACTATGTGGGCAAGGCATTAGTAACGAAATTGAAAGAGTTAATTCCCCGCCATCAGTTCCAAATTCCCATTCAAGCGGCGGTGGGAAGTAAGATACTGTCACGGGAAAATATTCCTGCTCTACGGAAGAACGTGCTGGCGAAGTGCTACGGCGGTGATATTACCCGCAAAAAGAAACTCCTAGAGAAACAAAAGGAAGGCAAGAAGAGAATGAAAGCAGTGGGCAGTGTGGATGTACCGCAGGAGGCATTTATGGCAATTCTGCAACTTAACTCTGAGGGTTGA
- a CDS encoding DUF3082 domain-containing protein yields MDESPKPLRNLTGASIAFAIALALYWLTSTIGEKLSVNPIFGNNLAFRLSVVVRSALLAVGTGGTMVFGMVALGLVLLTIRQAFSPKQD; encoded by the coding sequence ATGGATGAATCGCCAAAACCCCTGCGCAACTTGACTGGTGCCAGTATTGCTTTCGCTATAGCTCTAGCGTTGTACTGGTTGACAAGCACGATCGGGGAAAAACTATCCGTCAATCCTATTTTTGGCAATAACCTGGCGTTTAGATTGAGTGTGGTGGTGCGCAGCGCTCTGCTGGCAGTGGGGACGGGAGGAACCATGGTCTTTGGCATGGTAGCACTAGGGCTAGTGTTATTGACCATCCGTCAGGCATTTTCCCCCAAACAGGACTAA
- a CDS encoding aspartate aminotransferase family protein has translation MTQTAAVTTSTSFDFAEFDRYVMNTYARFPIAIERGRGCRLWDSEGREYLDFVAGIATCTLGHAHPVLIEALTEQIHQLHHVSNLYYLRAQGLLAKWLVEHSGGDRVFFCNSGAEANEGAIKLARKYAHVKLGIDEPVILSAHASFHGRTLATITATGQPKYQKHFTPLPSGFDYIPYNDLEGLQAALDRYHNRVCAILLEPLQGEGGVCPGDRDYFQAVRSLCDERGILLILDEVQAGMGRTGKLWGHENLGIEPDIFTTAKGLGGGIPIGAMVCKSHCDVFEPGDHASTFGGNSLACHVALKVCETVLNQNLVANAYDRGQQLSQGLAKIAQEFPEHIAQVRGWGLIQGLVLQPDSPIAARDVVQACMERGLLLVPAGVKVVRFVPPLIVEAEEIEQAIDRVGEGVASLVK, from the coding sequence ATGACTCAGACAGCGGCGGTAACTACTTCTACTTCCTTCGACTTTGCCGAATTCGATCGGTATGTGATGAACACGTACGCTAGGTTTCCCATTGCGATTGAGCGGGGGAGAGGTTGTCGGCTGTGGGATAGTGAGGGTAGGGAATACTTGGATTTCGTGGCGGGGATTGCCACCTGTACTTTGGGTCACGCCCATCCTGTGTTGATCGAAGCTTTGACGGAGCAAATCCACCAGCTACACCATGTCTCTAACCTCTACTACCTGCGTGCCCAGGGACTTTTAGCTAAGTGGCTTGTGGAACATTCTGGCGGCGATCGGGTGTTCTTCTGCAATTCGGGGGCAGAGGCGAATGAGGGAGCAATCAAACTCGCCCGCAAGTATGCCCATGTCAAGTTGGGGATTGATGAACCTGTAATTCTCTCGGCCCATGCCAGCTTCCACGGTAGGACGTTAGCTACCATCACCGCCACGGGTCAGCCCAAGTATCAAAAACACTTCACACCCCTACCCTCAGGCTTTGACTACATTCCCTACAATGACCTGGAGGGGTTGCAGGCAGCCCTTGATCGTTATCACAACCGGGTGTGTGCCATTTTGCTGGAACCCTTGCAGGGGGAAGGGGGTGTTTGTCCTGGCGATCGGGATTATTTTCAAGCTGTGCGTTCTCTCTGTGATGAGCGGGGCATTTTACTCATCCTGGACGAGGTGCAGGCGGGCATGGGGCGCACAGGTAAGCTCTGGGGGCATGAGAATTTGGGCATTGAGCCTGATATTTTCACGACAGCAAAGGGCTTGGGGGGCGGTATTCCCATCGGTGCTATGGTCTGTAAGTCCCACTGTGATGTGTTTGAACCAGGAGACCATGCTAGTACGTTCGGTGGCAATTCCCTCGCTTGTCATGTGGCATTGAAGGTCTGTGAAACTGTCCTCAACCAAAATCTGGTGGCTAATGCCTACGATCGGGGTCAGCAGTTGAGTCAAGGCTTGGCTAAGATTGCCCAAGAATTTCCCGAACATATTGCTCAGGTGCGGGGGTGGGGTTTGATTCAAGGGTTGGTATTACAGCCAGATAGCCCGATCGCTGCCCGTGATGTGGTGCAGGCTTGTATGGAACGGGGATTGCTGCTGGTGCCCGCAGGAGTAAAAGTGGTGCGGTTTGTCCCTCCCCTCATCGTAGAGGCAGAAGAAATAGAGCAAGCGATCGATCGGGTAGGAGAAGGTGTAGCCAGTCTGGTAAAATAG
- a CDS encoding NAD-binding protein: MEGEIAANRFLVCGLGSLGQHCVAALEEFGAQVTAISETTPKTWEIPGMKDALDLFFGDCRQGKILEQAGIRECRGILLVTSSEQVNIEAAFVARSLNPHIRLVVRSGKKQLNEILAQHLGNFIAFEPDQLPAAAFALAALGAQTLGCFKIDNYLLRVVKGQITDSHPWRQKLTLQEINRPDLRVLCHEQKHKLLYAGDIFHDWEPTDRLDTDDNVIYVEVSDYASTLGTKDKLTFRHWLGMVLAALNPRSWQRRIIEFFRWTGQDKIRTIAAGCFFLVLALGIWGTLLFGMQGVSLENAFATTATLILGGYGDIFGGITDRVIVPLWLQLFALLMTLTGIALTGVLYGLLTDSILSLRLRFLSRRPPVPDRDHVVLVGLGQVGQRVAEYLQEFRQPLVALHGEEVDSTVLPQVPVITGDLKQCLQSANLATAKSIITVTDDEMTNLELGLVAQKENPHLDLVIRTFEPRFSSHLSRLLPHAQVLCAYALAAEAFAAGAYGENVLSLFQLRQHTILVTEYTIEAGDTLHGKLITEVAYGYGVFPVLYQSRTGQPTPLPSYDIRLKVGDRLIVLATTDALHRIELGRDTAQTRRWRLCVTEVMDRRHLASGVDTIVRITGCQFEQAREVFRHLPGELDVLLFKHQGLRLVRELASLQISAHLIEVS, from the coding sequence ATGGAGGGAGAGATCGCTGCCAATCGGTTCTTGGTCTGTGGTTTAGGCAGCTTAGGACAACACTGTGTGGCAGCCCTGGAGGAATTCGGTGCTCAGGTTACTGCAATCAGTGAGACCACGCCCAAAACTTGGGAAATTCCTGGGATGAAGGATGCTTTGGATTTATTTTTTGGGGACTGTCGCCAGGGGAAAATTCTAGAACAGGCAGGGATTAGGGAGTGTCGCGGTATCTTACTGGTCACTTCATCGGAGCAGGTTAATATTGAGGCAGCTTTTGTGGCACGCTCCCTTAACCCCCATATCAGACTGGTGGTACGTTCTGGTAAAAAACAGCTCAACGAGATTCTTGCCCAACACCTAGGTAACTTCATTGCCTTTGAACCTGACCAGCTACCCGCAGCAGCTTTCGCTCTGGCAGCCCTGGGAGCACAGACGTTAGGTTGCTTTAAGATAGACAACTACCTCTTGCGGGTAGTTAAGGGGCAGATTACCGATAGTCACCCCTGGCGGCAAAAATTAACCTTGCAAGAAATTAACCGCCCCGACCTGCGTGTCCTCTGCCACGAACAAAAGCACAAGTTACTCTATGCAGGGGACATTTTCCATGACTGGGAACCCACCGATCGTTTGGACACAGATGACAATGTTATCTACGTAGAGGTGTCGGACTATGCCTCTACCCTGGGCACAAAAGACAAGCTGACCTTCCGCCATTGGTTAGGGATGGTTCTCGCTGCCCTCAACCCCCGATCGTGGCAAAGGAGGATCATAGAATTCTTTAGATGGACGGGGCAGGATAAAATTCGCACGATCGCTGCTGGCTGTTTCTTTTTGGTGTTGGCTCTGGGAATTTGGGGCACATTGCTGTTTGGGATGCAGGGGGTGTCTCTAGAAAATGCCTTTGCTACCACGGCGACCTTGATTTTGGGGGGATATGGCGATATTTTTGGCGGCATTACTGACCGTGTGATCGTGCCCCTCTGGTTACAACTGTTTGCCCTCCTGATGACGCTGACAGGGATTGCTTTAACGGGGGTACTCTACGGTCTGCTTACAGATAGCATTTTGAGTTTGCGCCTACGGTTTTTGTCCCGCCGTCCGCCGGTGCCCGATCGGGATCACGTGGTGCTTGTGGGATTAGGGCAGGTGGGGCAGAGAGTAGCAGAGTATTTGCAGGAGTTCCGCCAGCCCTTGGTCGCCCTGCATGGGGAGGAAGTGGACAGTACGGTGTTACCCCAGGTGCCGGTTATCACAGGGGACTTAAAGCAATGCCTACAGTCCGCTAACCTTGCCACGGCTAAAAGCATCATTACTGTCACCGATGATGAAATGACTAATCTGGAGTTGGGTTTAGTTGCCCAGAAGGAAAATCCCCACCTAGACCTGGTGATTCGTACCTTTGAGCCGCGCTTTAGCAGTCATTTATCACGGTTATTGCCCCATGCTCAAGTATTATGTGCCTATGCTCTAGCGGCAGAAGCTTTCGCTGCTGGTGCCTATGGGGAAAATGTGCTCAGTTTATTTCAGTTGCGGCAACATACAATTTTGGTGACGGAGTACACAATTGAGGCAGGGGATACCCTCCATGGCAAGTTGATCACAGAGGTTGCTTACGGTTACGGAGTCTTCCCTGTGCTATATCAATCCCGCACAGGTCAACCTACGCCTCTACCCAGCTACGATATTCGCTTAAAAGTAGGCGATCGGTTAATTGTGTTGGCGACTACAGATGCACTGCACCGTATCGAGTTGGGTAGGGATACAGCCCAAACACGGCGTTGGCGCTTGTGTGTAACTGAGGTCATGGACCGCCGCCACTTGGCTAGTGGGGTAGACACTATTGTCCGCATCACAGGCTGTCAGTTTGAACAGGCAAGGGAAGTGTTCCGCCATCTGCCAGGGGAACTAGATGTGCTATTGTTCAAACATCAGGGGTTACGTTTAGTGCGGGAGTTAGCTAGTTTGCAGATCAGTGCCCATCTCATAGAGGTGAGCTAA
- a CDS encoding photosystem II manganese-stabilizing polypeptide, translating to MRFNWIWRLGMVFCLVLSLILGIAPAEAVQKPLTYDEILGTGLANKCPDVTEGARGRAVIPLEVGKPTEIYNLCLEPTNFFVKEEVSNKRRQPEFVPTKLLTRATSSLDFIKATVTLQPDGSLVLEEKEGLDYQPITVQLPGGERVAFLFSIKNYKAVSQPGLIGLTTAVDFEGETEVPTYRGASFIDPKGRGLAIGYDAAEALTAKRDEFEASIKKDEFMKGKLSMQIEKINSNTREIAGTFECEQPSDTEFGAFEPKEVKLRGIFYAKVR from the coding sequence ATGCGGTTTAATTGGATTTGGCGGCTAGGCATGGTTTTCTGCCTGGTGCTGTCGTTAATACTTGGTATTGCCCCTGCTGAGGCTGTACAAAAGCCCCTAACCTATGATGAAATTTTGGGGACAGGTTTGGCAAACAAGTGCCCCGATGTGACTGAGGGTGCCCGCGGGCGCGCTGTGATTCCTCTGGAAGTGGGCAAGCCAACCGAAATTTACAATCTTTGTTTAGAACCCACCAACTTCTTTGTCAAAGAGGAAGTCAGCAATAAGCGCCGTCAACCTGAATTTGTCCCCACCAAGCTCCTTACCCGTGCTACTTCTAGCCTAGATTTCATCAAAGCTACAGTCACCCTCCAACCTGATGGCAGTCTCGTCTTGGAAGAGAAAGAGGGATTGGACTATCAGCCGATCACTGTGCAATTGCCAGGGGGAGAGAGAGTAGCGTTTTTGTTTTCTATCAAGAACTACAAAGCTGTATCCCAACCCGGGTTGATTGGTTTGACCACCGCCGTAGATTTTGAAGGGGAAACAGAGGTGCCCACCTATCGTGGAGCTAGTTTCATTGACCCCAAGGGTAGAGGTCTGGCTATTGGTTACGATGCTGCAGAGGCTCTCACTGCTAAGCGGGATGAATTTGAAGCCAGTATCAAAAAAGATGAATTTATGAAGGGCAAGCTCTCTATGCAAATTGAGAAAATCAATAGCAACACTAGGGAAATTGCCGGTACCTTTGAGTGTGAGCAACCCTCAGATACAGAATTTGGTGCCTTTGAACCCAAAGAAGTAAAACTGCGGGGTATCTTCTACGCTAAAGTACGTTAG
- the sppA gene encoding signal peptide peptidase SppA, whose translation MQTNRLLALLLVVICFVSAVVGFKNQRSVLVPPTQENHLEIVRLTGAITSDPNTLDVRDRLLEILEEDNVKGVLLSINSPGGTVAASQEIYQAVRRLREKKPVYVSMLDVAASGGYYVASAADRVYANDGTLTGSIGVILSGFNVGKLLERLGVEPQTIKTGPYKDIFSPYRKLSDSERELLQGLIQDTYEKFVADVAAGRNLDPKVVREVADGRVFTGRQALQNKLVDAIGTQSQVEIDLRAAARAKFGLKESEKLPLRESRRSFDRLLQRFLQGKLGVFGRSGVPSLEVPILLMPSWFLPQEFVVYSELGKVLEPQ comes from the coding sequence ATGCAAACTAATCGCTTGCTGGCTCTCCTCCTCGTGGTTATCTGCTTTGTCTCCGCCGTAGTGGGCTTCAAGAATCAACGATCGGTTCTGGTTCCCCCTACCCAGGAAAATCACCTAGAAATAGTAAGGTTGACCGGTGCCATTACTAGTGACCCCAATACCTTGGATGTCCGCGACCGTCTCCTAGAGATTCTGGAGGAAGATAATGTCAAAGGTGTACTCCTGTCTATCAATTCCCCAGGGGGCACAGTAGCGGCTAGTCAAGAAATTTACCAAGCGGTACGGCGGCTGCGGGAAAAAAAACCTGTCTACGTCAGTATGCTCGATGTGGCTGCCAGTGGGGGCTACTATGTAGCGAGTGCTGCCGATCGGGTTTATGCTAACGATGGCACTTTAACAGGCAGTATTGGTGTAATTTTAAGCGGGTTTAATGTGGGAAAGCTCCTAGAGCGGCTGGGTGTAGAACCCCAAACCATCAAAACTGGACCCTACAAAGATATTTTTTCCCCCTACCGCAAGCTGTCCGATAGCGAGCGGGAATTGCTGCAGGGTTTAATCCAGGACACCTACGAAAAATTCGTTGCTGATGTGGCGGCAGGGCGTAACCTCGACCCCAAAGTCGTAAGAGAAGTAGCGGACGGGCGGGTGTTTACCGGCAGACAGGCACTACAGAATAAGTTAGTAGATGCGATCGGGACACAAAGTCAAGTGGAGATAGATTTACGTGCCGCTGCCAGGGCAAAATTTGGCTTAAAAGAGAGTGAGAAACTGCCCCTGCGGGAGAGTCGTCGTTCCTTCGATCGTTTGTTGCAGCGTTTTTTACAGGGCAAGTTGGGAGTATTTGGTCGTTCTGGTGTGCCCAGTTTGGAGGTACCGATTTTGTTGATGCCCAGTTGGTTCCTACCCCAGGAGTTTGTAGTGTATAGTGAATTGGGCAAAGTCCTGGAACCCCAGTGA
- a CDS encoding LCP family protein — protein MNWAKSWNPSEEYVITKVKKLGAVRLRWLLVCLAFVAGGLGAATALFVSSRPFQRTPTAVVEDSIVHVAQLRRPVNILVLGTVVLTSDLPGAGPLPVNNTYWETVDGNLDGQSDTILLIRFDPHSQTITVLSVPRDTQVEIPGVGLSKINAANFVGGAILSAKTVSKLLNDVTIDRYVRVNVNGFAQLIDALGGVDVYVPYDMQYRDDSQRLYINLQKGMQHLDGKRAIQFMRFRQDDLGDIGRLQRQQMLIRALLEQKLNLETVKRVPQLLEVVRNNLDTNLSIEEMLVLVAFAHKTDRSNVQMLMLPGRFSTEAEYNLSYWLPDSRHIKQMMHRYFQVNYYPDEEATDNTTPAHIRVAVQDSLGSSSAVNSLVQKLADRGYAQVFSTQTGWTKPIDRTLIIAQSGDREVAEQVRAALGIGEIVLEATGDIESDVTVRIGRDWLTRVPATPPSPSDKARP, from the coding sequence GTGAATTGGGCAAAGTCCTGGAACCCCAGTGAGGAGTACGTGATTACGAAGGTAAAAAAGTTAGGGGCTGTGCGCCTACGTTGGCTGCTTGTCTGTTTAGCCTTTGTGGCGGGAGGATTGGGAGCTGCTACTGCTTTGTTTGTCAGCAGCCGTCCCTTTCAAAGGACACCTACTGCTGTCGTAGAGGACAGTATAGTCCATGTGGCACAGTTGCGTCGTCCTGTTAACATCTTGGTGCTGGGTACGGTGGTTCTGACCTCTGACTTACCAGGGGCGGGCCCCCTACCCGTCAACAATACTTACTGGGAAACAGTGGATGGCAATCTCGATGGGCAAAGTGACACTATTCTGCTTATCCGCTTTGACCCTCACAGCCAAACTATTACTGTCCTCTCTGTTCCCCGCGATACTCAGGTGGAAATTCCAGGGGTGGGTCTCAGTAAAATCAATGCTGCTAATTTTGTGGGGGGGGCAATTCTCTCAGCTAAAACTGTCAGTAAATTACTCAATGATGTCACCATCGATCGTTATGTGCGGGTGAATGTCAATGGTTTCGCTCAGCTCATAGATGCCTTGGGGGGTGTAGATGTTTATGTGCCCTACGATATGCAATATCGGGACGACAGCCAGCGTCTATATATCAATCTGCAGAAGGGAATGCAGCATTTAGACGGCAAGCGAGCCATCCAGTTTATGCGTTTCCGTCAGGATGACTTGGGTGACATTGGCAGGCTGCAAAGACAGCAGATGCTCATCCGGGCTTTGCTGGAACAAAAGCTCAATCTGGAAACAGTGAAGAGAGTGCCCCAACTGCTGGAAGTTGTGCGAAACAACCTCGATACCAATCTCTCGATTGAGGAAATGCTAGTGCTAGTAGCCTTTGCCCACAAAACCGATCGGTCTAATGTGCAGATGCTAATGTTGCCAGGGCGGTTTAGCACCGAGGCAGAGTATAACTTAAGTTACTGGCTGCCAGATAGTCGCCACATTAAGCAGATGATGCACCGCTATTTCCAAGTCAACTACTACCCCGACGAGGAAGCAACAGACAACACGACACCTGCCCATATTCGCGTTGCTGTGCAAGATAGTTTAGGTTCTTCCTCTGCTGTCAATTCCCTAGTGCAAAAATTAGCCGATCGGGGCTATGCCCAAGTTTTTTCCACCCAAACAGGCTGGACAAAGCCAATAGACCGCACTCTCATCATTGCCCAGTCCGGGGACCGAGAAGTTGCTGAGCAAGTAAGGGCAGCCCTAGGGATAGGCGAAATTGTGCTAGAAGCCACGGGGGACATTGAATCGGATGTGACTGTTCGTATCGGTAGGGATTGGCTAACTAGAGTGCCCGCAACACCCCCATCTCCTTCTGACAAGGCACGACCCTGA
- a CDS encoding 2-phosphosulfolactate phosphatase family protein has protein sequence MKLFVYHTPEAVPPGTPDCAIVVDILRATTTIATALAAGAEFVQVFASLHELDQVGNSYPPGYCLRAAERGGKRVEGYDLGNSPLDYTPDRVKGKGILLSTTNGTRALQRVSHAPQVLTAAFVNLAVITELVQQQQPETVWVVGSGWEGNFSLEDTACAGAVVDRLTDRYDLGNDEAVAAHALYSQWRHDLEKMFYQATHGQRLLRLQGEADLAYCARCDLLRVVPCQKEMGVLRAL, from the coding sequence ATGAAGTTATTCGTTTACCATACTCCCGAAGCGGTTCCCCCTGGTACACCCGACTGCGCGATCGTAGTAGATATTCTGCGGGCAACTACAACTATTGCTACGGCTTTGGCAGCGGGGGCGGAATTTGTGCAGGTATTTGCCAGTTTGCATGAACTAGACCAAGTGGGTAACTCCTATCCCCCTGGGTATTGCCTGCGAGCAGCAGAGCGGGGCGGCAAACGGGTAGAGGGCTATGACCTAGGCAATTCTCCTCTGGACTATACTCCCGATCGGGTTAAGGGGAAAGGGATTTTGCTCAGCACGACCAACGGCACTAGGGCACTGCAACGGGTCAGTCATGCCCCCCAGGTGTTAACAGCAGCCTTCGTCAATTTGGCGGTAATTACGGAATTAGTACAACAACAGCAACCTGAAACTGTATGGGTGGTAGGGTCGGGCTGGGAAGGGAATTTCTCCCTGGAAGACACAGCTTGTGCAGGTGCGGTAGTGGATCGCTTGACCGATCGCTATGACTTGGGGAATGATGAGGCGGTAGCAGCCCATGCCCTCTATAGTCAGTGGCGCCATGACCTGGAAAAGATGTTCTACCAGGCAACCCATGGTCAAAGACTGTTGCGCCTGCAGGGGGAAGCCGACCTAGCTTATTGTGCGCGGTGCGATTTACTCAGGGTCGTGCCTTGTCAGAAGGAGATGGGGGTGTTGCGGGCACTCTAG